A window from Setaria italica strain Yugu1 chromosome VIII, Setaria_italica_v2.0, whole genome shotgun sequence encodes these proteins:
- the LOC101759832 gene encoding endoribonuclease Dicer homolog 4 produces the protein MGEGEDETSSSAAAASAAAGGPKDPRKIARKYQLDLCKRAVEENIIVYLGTGCGKTHIAVLLMNELGHLIRKPSHEVCVFLAPTIPLVRQQATVIADSTNFKVQCYHGSGKNLRDHQAWEKEMAEYEHCFIKMDSIVLVVFDECHHAQAQKRHLYAQIMKAKIPEVEAPRSSWQPDFGEVL, from the exons ATGGGCGAGGGAGAGGACGAGAcctcgagctccgccgcggcggcgagcgcggccgcgggcggcccCAAGGACCCGAGGAAGATCGCGCGCAA GTATCAGCTGGATCTTTGCAAGAGGGCGGTTGAGGAGAACATCATAGTGTACCTTGGCACAGGATGTGGGAAGACACACATTGCTGTGTTACTCATGAATGAGCTTGGACACCTCATCCGCAAACCCAGCCACGAGGTGTGCGTCTTCCTCGCACCGACCATTCCCCTTGTGCGCCAG CAAGCAACAGTGATTGCGGATTCCACCAATTTTAAAGTTCAATGTTACCATGGAAGCGGTAAAAACTTAAGAGACCACCAGGCATGGGAGAAAGAGATGGCCGAGTATGAG CATTGTTTCATCAAGATGGATTCAATCGTACTTGTGGTATTTGATGAATGTCATCATGCACAAGCACAAAAAAGGCATCTATATGCACAAATTATGAAG GCGAAGATTCCAGAAGTTGAGGCCCCACGGAGCTCCTGGCAACCTGACTTCGGGGAGGTCCTGTGA
- the LOC105914877 gene encoding uncharacterized protein LOC105914877: MKSIFSVVDELVKESVYEGYDHRHHEFVLSDRAGAIVPWCTIPALEAKVAEWSKEHPLIWNSGIGASASFVRTLSMLLFERSEDLYGPYDHIIRVSLAPYAAVGSSAAQHWLAFEVFMEMAKAGKIPRLPQKELEELKKQAAEESYFGYGTICENLMLKVFGLDYVILTLGSDYSSVETDPSYYHQPFESPIVKGMRKAFQSGRHLLLVENVHVPLSLDVLVFTTDKHPSPFQSRWLISTTSKDVCDKSRETPGTYRWELHSGKEYNYAPRFDDDLSENDWAMLIKEALLDAAASIHIALQQQQQDMLFWLYIAHQCLRYSILYHPLRGDTDCSVTSDEHVRCWVVEDLLFSEANGKKHSISYRPAFEVGKVVIQALQKYSLLPTSSTSPLDAVTGVSKLAEGVPRLNQDELSHHDKRERLSWVSFFNNDGRHLSWGLGRDEGAKLIPGEMVMSTLILRGCSNASAFPFDTVSNHSLRVLDLSYTQINSLPSWLSNLLNLHLLSLRGCSQLETLSPPALVSEEERSPLANLGNLQVLDMNGVPLLELTQQDGSNKSNLHFLDLSGSKVITLPSGFFCDMSSLEELILNNCSNLKKLPPSLADLSNLLILHVEGTQITSFPEDTFQAMQRLHTLKLIKNMLLKSLPSSLSRAKGLRELHIHNCITLKTDTLWDLVSCLEGLYIRAWEALEDLKIHGHHNLRTFSLSGPWIRCLSLRGCSRLEIVNFRDDLTALEDVDLSGTAIEDIPQNLPNLPQLRRLLLLNVPSFKRFPWHQLIRFPKVFYLDNCEYYGNQSPKILCEQKICEEGSQDREKTTNTAQINTNDPRMFHSFSAFAANKLVKEGQFLQCFNVQVKGCSVRGMEPKNKEGEICSKIQRQLPYQDVAHSSEVASIAPMVRLQPKQRHLEISSNDRYPDGLRHILSVTESLFITDDASIKCLNESNCTMTCLEECQLVQCHEMKVVFKMHSRVTGAIRREYLEIRIPEVLPALKIFQASNLQNLLSFVEPGDLSYSALITLKLLNHIHLEHCPRLEKLFPCSLSLPSLETLVILFCYNLKTIFYNQSDYDVAASPLPNIERIYLQELPQLQHFHDDVMFRFETLKWEKLFVRGCQSFHRLPLLKSEYPESRVEVSGERDWWGRLQWSLPEQSHYYLHVPPPEFASRKKHIIRSYLR, translated from the coding sequence TGTCTATGAAGGCTATGATCATCGTCATCATGAATTTGTACTCTCTGATAGGGCAGGGGCTATTGTTCCATGGTGTACAATACCAGCGCTGGAAGCAAAGGTGGCAGAGTGGAGCAAGGAACACCCACTGATATGGAACTCCGGAATTGGAGCATCAGCTTCGTTCGTGCGAACCCTGAGTATGCTCTTATTTGAGCGCAGCGAGGACTTATATGGGCCCTACGACCACATTATACGTGTGAGCCTTGCACCCTACGCAGCAGTAGGCAGCAGTGCTGCCCAGCATTGGCTGGCGTTTGAGGTCTTCATGGAAATGGCTAAAGCCGGCAAGATACCACGACTGCctcagaaggagcttgaggagtTGAAGAAACAGGCCGCAGAAGAGAGCTACTTCGGATACGGCACCATCTGCGAGAACTTGATGCTCAAGGTTTTTGGATTGGACTATGTTATCTTAACTTTAGGATCAGATTATTCGTCCGTAGAGACGGACCCTAGCTATTACCATCAACCTTTTGAATCTCCCATAGTAAAAGGGATGAGAAAAGCGTTTCAATCGGGGAGGCATCTGCTGCTGGTGGAAAACGTGCATGTTCCTCTCTCATTGGACGTGTTGGTGTTCACAACAGATAAACATCCTTCACCCTTCCAGAGCCGGTGGCTCATCTCAACCACTTCCAAGGATGTCTGCGACAAAAGCAGAGAGACTCCAGGTACTTACCGCTGGGAACTTCATTCAGGCAAGGAATACAACTACGCCCCACGCTTCGATGATGATCTCAGTGAAAATGACTGGGCTATGTTAATTAAAGAGGCCTTACTGGACGCAGCTGCCTCCATCCACATCGCActccagcagcaacagcaggaTATGTTGTTTTGGCTTTACATTGCTCACCAATGCTTGCGTTATAGCATCCTCTACCATCCACTGCGAGGAGACACTGATTGTTCTGTCACCTCCGACGAGCATGTTCGCTGTTGGGTGGTTGAGGACCTGCTTTTCTCAGAAGCCAATGGCAAGAAACACAGCATCTCATACAGACCTGCATTTGAAGTTGGGAAGGTCGTAATTCAAGCCTTGCAGAAATATTCATTACTGCCAACAAGCAGCACATCCCCTCTGGATGCCGTTACTGGTGTGTCCAAGTTAGCAGAGGGTGTTCCTCGACTCAATCAAGATGAACTCTCTCATCATGACAAGAGAGAACGGCTGAGCTGGGTCTCATTTTTTAATAATGATGGCAGGCATTTAAGCTGGGGTTTGGGCAGGGATGAGGGGGCAAAATTGATCCCAGGAGAAATGGTCATGAGCACGCTCATTCTAAGAGGTTGCTCAAATGCATCAGCATTTCCTTTTGATACAGTGTCGAACCATTCCCTCCGTGTACTTGATCTATCATATACACAAATAAATTCACTTCCCTCATGGCTTTCTAATCTTCTGAATCTCCACTTGCTCTCGCTCAGAGGTTGCTCTCAGCTTGAGACCTTATCGCCACCGGCACTTGTTTCTGAGGAAGAAAGGAGCCCACTCGCTAACCTAGGAAATCTTCAAGTCCTTGATATGAATGGAGTTCCCTTGTTGGAGCTAACCCAGCAAGATGGAAGCAACAAGAGCAATCTGCACTTCCTTGATCTGTCAGGTTCAAAAGTCATCACTCTGCCATCTGGGTTCTTCTGTGACATGTCAAGTCTTGAGGAACTCATTCTTAACAATTGCTCCAATCTGAAAAAACTTCCTCCTTCCCTGGCTGACTTGTCTAATCTATTGATCCTTCATGTTGAGGGGACTCAAATTACCTCTTTTCCTGAAGATACATTTCAAGCGATGCAACGACTGCATACGCTCAAGCTCATAAAAAACATGCTACTGAAATCTCTCCCAAGTTCACTGTCTAGAGCCAAAGGCCTCAGAGAGCTACATATTCATAATTGCATTACATTAAAAACTGACACTCTCTGGGATCTAGTATCATGCCTTGAAGGTCTTTACATACGAGCATGGGAGGCCCTGGAAGATCTCAAAATCCATGGGCATCATAATCTAAGAACCTTCTCACTCTCCGGACCATGGATTAGGTGCCTGTCATTGCGTGGGTGCAGCAGGCTGGAGATTGTGAACTTCCGTGACGATCTTACGGCCTTGGAGGATGTTGATCTTTCAGGAACAGCTATTGAGGACATCCCTCAGAATCTCCCAAATCTACCACAACTCAGGAGGTTACTTCTTCTCAATGTCCCCAGTTTCAAGAGATTTCCTTGGCATCAATTGATCCGTTTTCCCAAGGTTTTCTATTTGGATAACTGTGAATATTATGGCAACCAGTCTCCAAAGATTCTTTGCGAGCAGAAAATTTGTGAAGAAGGAAGTCAAGATAGAGAGAAGACTACCAATACTGCTCAGATCAACACAAATGACCCCAGGATGTTTCATAGCTTCAGCGCATTTGCTGCTAACAAGTTAGTCAAGGAAGGACAGTTTCTTCAGTGTTTCAATGTCCAAGTTAAAGGATGCAGTGTGAGAGGCATGGAACCAAAGAACAAAGAAGGTGAGATATGTAGCAAGATCCAGAGGCAATTGCCTTATCAAGATGTAGCGCATTCTTCTGAGGTAGCTAGCATTGCTCCCATGGTGAGACTTCAACCTAAACAACGTCATCTGGAGATATCTTCAAATGATCGGTACCCAGATGGATTAAGGCATATTTTATCTGTCACAGAATCATTATTCATTACGGATGATGCTTCTATCAAATGCCTTAACGAATCTAATTGTACTATGACGTGTCTAGAAGAATGCCAGCTCGTTCAATGCCATGAAATGAAAGTAGTATTCAAAATGCATTCAAGAGTCACAGGGGCAATAAGAAGAGAATATCTTGAGATACGAATCCCAGAGGTGTTACCCGCCCTAAAGATATTTCAGGCATCCAACCTTCAGAACCTATTAAGCTTCGTTGAGCCTGGAGATCTGTCGTATTCTGCACTGATTACTCTGAAGCTACTAAACCACATTCACCTCGAGCACTGCCCTCGACTAGAGAAACTTTTCCCATGCAGTTTGTCATTACCTTCCCTGGAGACTCTGGTCATTCTATTCTGCTACAACCTGAAGACAATTTTCTACAACCAATCTGACTATGATGTAGCAGCTTCTCCACTCCCAAACATCGAAAGGATCTACCTCCAGGAACTGCCACAGCTGCAGCACTTCCATGATGATGTCATGTTTCGTTTTGAAACACTAAAGTGGGAGAAGCTCTTTGTCAGAGGCTGTCAATCCTTTCACCGTCTCCCACTCCTGAAGAGTGAATATCCGGAGTCAAGGGTGGAGGTCAGCGGAGAGCGTGACTGGTGGGGCAGGCTGCAGTGGAGCCTTCCAGAGCAGAGCCACTACTACTTGCATGTGCCGCCACCGGAGTTTGCATCGCGCAAGAAACATATCATCAGAAGCTACCTCAGGTGA